A region of Gloeocapsa sp. PCC 73106 DNA encodes the following proteins:
- a CDS encoding calcium-translocating P-type ATPase, PMCA-type, with product MAMINDYQQTNVILKGLTPEEVEASREQYGTNLITPPPANIWWEMLLEKFADPIVRILLIAAFLAIGVGLIDGTYVEGIGIIVAILLATLVAFINEYNANKEFDILNQTNNSEPIEVLRNGNFTTIPKQDLVVGDLAVLETGQEIPGDGEVIEAVSLQVDESKLTGEDRPVTKHTIDSSVESTTIDSAYPADKLLRGTFVVNGHGMIKVTAVGDRTEIGSTAKAIQSIEQVETPLNIQLDRLSRLIGVLALLIAVLIDIALVTRGIITRELDLSLGQWYCVAIVFTSLLIALICVWLPILYDGIELTGKDIEPPQWLAKSNLTTWLATLGIGVGIFALGIGLGYSLDWIPATPRDWIPREAASTFLTYFMIAVAIIVVAVPEGLALSVTLSLAYSMQKMAKQNNLVRTMNACETIGAATVICSDKTGTLTQNKMGISELNFPEIDPSNLVSTETGKLLIEAFAVNSTANLQRNPDTVATVIGNPTEGALLLWLEANGVNYLQYRGEFAVTDQLTFSSEKKYMATLGTAGGKRVIHVKGAPDVLLSRCTKIRTESGVESITEEIKANLTENLQKYEARGKRTLAFAYVSEPENYQDGLDLEKHADSLIWLGFVAISDPIRPEVPQAIDICHKAGIDVKMITGDSYLTAIEIAHETGILAPDDDHSYIMGSDLRAMDDPTALLALKQAKVIARARPQDKQRIVKLLQSDGEVVAVTGDGTNDAPALKQAQVGLAMGKIGTSVAKEASDIIILDDSFGSIELGVMWGRSLYQNIQKFILFQLTINVAACGIALLGPFIGIDLPFTVTQLLWINLIMDTFAALALATEPPSEKVMEIPPRNPEEFIISKPMALNIFTVAPIFLIIFVSFLIYIQRDQIVDTYELSLFFSTFVMLQFWNLFNAKTFGLKESAFANISESKAFLAIALIIFVGQILMVQYGGSVFRTVPLSWRDWFAIVGSTSLILWIGEARRLFARLKSA from the coding sequence ATGGCAATGATTAACGACTATCAACAGACAAATGTCATCTTAAAAGGGCTGACACCAGAAGAAGTAGAAGCAAGTAGAGAACAGTATGGCACCAACCTGATTACCCCACCACCGGCTAATATCTGGTGGGAAATGCTCCTGGAAAAATTTGCCGATCCTATCGTTAGGATACTATTGATTGCAGCTTTTTTAGCCATTGGTGTAGGTCTGATCGATGGTACTTACGTAGAAGGAATTGGGATTATTGTCGCTATACTACTAGCAACTCTAGTAGCTTTTATCAACGAATATAATGCCAATAAAGAGTTTGATATTCTTAATCAAACCAATAACTCTGAACCGATAGAAGTATTGCGCAACGGAAATTTCACCACCATACCCAAACAAGATCTGGTAGTGGGAGATCTGGCGGTTCTGGAAACGGGACAAGAAATACCTGGAGATGGAGAAGTAATCGAAGCGGTTTCTCTGCAAGTAGACGAATCAAAGTTAACGGGAGAAGATCGCCCTGTCACCAAACACACTATCGACTCTTCCGTAGAATCAACTACAATAGACTCGGCTTATCCTGCAGACAAGTTACTCCGCGGTACCTTTGTGGTCAATGGACACGGGATGATTAAAGTCACAGCAGTGGGCGATCGCACCGAAATAGGTAGTACAGCTAAAGCGATTCAAAGTATCGAGCAGGTAGAAACACCCCTCAATATTCAATTAGATCGCCTCAGTAGATTAATTGGCGTTTTAGCTTTGCTGATCGCTGTGCTGATTGATATCGCCTTGGTGACTAGAGGGATAATCACCAGAGAATTAGATCTTAGTTTGGGACAATGGTACTGCGTCGCTATTGTGTTCACCAGTTTGCTAATTGCTCTGATTTGCGTCTGGTTGCCCATTCTTTACGATGGCATAGAATTAACCGGAAAAGATATAGAACCACCCCAATGGTTAGCCAAAAGCAATCTGACAACGTGGTTAGCGACCCTTGGTATAGGTGTAGGTATTTTTGCACTGGGAATAGGGTTGGGTTACTCGCTAGATTGGATTCCCGCTACACCGCGAGACTGGATTCCCCGAGAAGCCGCTAGCACTTTTCTGACCTATTTTATGATCGCTGTAGCGATAATCGTAGTCGCCGTTCCCGAGGGCTTAGCTTTGAGCGTCACCCTCAGTCTGGCTTATAGTATGCAGAAAATGGCCAAGCAAAATAACCTAGTACGTACTATGAACGCCTGTGAAACCATAGGAGCAGCTACGGTGATTTGCTCTGATAAAACTGGTACCTTAACTCAAAATAAAATGGGTATCAGTGAGCTTAATTTTCCAGAAATCGACCCTAGCAATCTGGTGAGTACCGAAACGGGTAAACTGCTGATCGAAGCTTTTGCCGTTAATAGTACAGCTAATTTACAGCGTAATCCCGATACAGTCGCTACCGTTATTGGCAATCCCACCGAAGGTGCTCTACTACTTTGGTTAGAAGCAAACGGCGTAAACTATCTCCAATATAGAGGCGAATTTGCAGTCACCGATCAACTAACCTTTTCCTCGGAGAAAAAATACATGGCAACCCTGGGAACTGCTGGGGGTAAACGAGTTATCCATGTTAAAGGTGCACCCGATGTACTCTTGAGTCGTTGTACTAAGATTCGTACTGAAAGTGGTGTGGAGAGCATCACAGAGGAAATTAAAGCAAATTTGACCGAAAATCTGCAAAAGTACGAAGCAAGAGGCAAAAGAACTCTAGCGTTCGCCTATGTTTCCGAACCAGAAAATTATCAAGACGGATTAGACTTAGAAAAACACGCAGATTCCCTGATTTGGCTAGGTTTTGTCGCTATTAGCGATCCCATCAGACCAGAGGTTCCTCAAGCGATAGATATTTGTCACAAAGCGGGTATTGATGTCAAAATGATCACCGGAGATAGCTATCTAACCGCTATAGAAATAGCTCATGAAACAGGGATTTTAGCTCCAGATGATGATCACTCCTACATCATGGGTTCTGATTTACGCGCCATGGATGATCCAACCGCTCTATTAGCTCTCAAACAAGCCAAAGTCATCGCTAGAGCACGTCCTCAAGATAAACAACGCATCGTTAAACTCCTACAAAGCGATGGAGAGGTCGTAGCCGTAACTGGAGATGGGACTAACGACGCACCCGCTCTTAAACAAGCCCAGGTAGGGTTGGCGATGGGTAAAATCGGTACCTCCGTGGCTAAAGAAGCTAGTGATATCATCATTCTTGACGATTCCTTTGGAAGTATTGAATTGGGTGTAATGTGGGGGCGATCGCTCTACCAAAACATTCAAAAATTTATCTTGTTTCAATTAACCATCAACGTCGCCGCTTGTGGTATCGCTCTACTCGGTCCTTTTATTGGTATTGATTTACCATTTACGGTTACTCAGTTACTCTGGATTAACCTGATTATGGACACTTTCGCAGCTTTAGCCTTGGCAACTGAACCCCCGAGCGAAAAAGTGATGGAAATACCCCCTAGAAATCCAGAAGAATTTATCATTTCTAAGCCCATGGCTCTTAATATCTTCACTGTGGCGCCCATATTTCTCATAATCTTTGTCAGCTTTTTGATCTATATCCAGAGAGATCAGATTGTAGATACTTACGAGTTATCCCTGTTTTTCAGTACCTTTGTCATGCTCCAGTTTTGGAATCTGTTTAACGCTAAAACTTTTGGGCTTAAAGAATCGGCTTTTGCCAATATCAGTGAAAGTAAGGCCTTTTTAGCGATCGCTCTGATTATTTTCGTCGGTCAAATCTTAATGGTTCAATACGGTGGTAGTGTATTTCGTACCGTTCCCTTATCTTGGCGAGATTGGTTCGCGATCGTCGGTTCAACTTCCTTAATACTTTGGATTGGCGAAGCAAGACGTCTATTTGCTCGACTTAAATCAGCTTAA
- a CDS encoding aldo/keto reductase: protein MTETLCLPSMGCGTWAWGNRLLWGYQPSMDQELQQVFNLCLDHGVTLFDTGDSYGTGKFKGRSESLLGKFAAAQNNLCIATKLAPYPWRLTRQSMVEAAQASAARLGRNIDLVQMHWSTANYAPWQERPLLDGLGDLYERGLVRGIGLSNYGPIRLRRAHQQFAERGLAIATLQVQYSLLSTYPVTELGLKDLCDQLGIKIIAYSPLALGLLTGKYRSTDELPSGIRGFLFRQILPGMKSLLECMEEVAQSRQKTLSQIALNWCIAKGTIPIPGAKSQKQAQENLGALGWQLSQSEVEALDQAATKVKGKMVQNIFQTR, encoded by the coding sequence ATGACAGAAACTCTATGTTTACCCTCCATGGGGTGCGGTACTTGGGCTTGGGGAAATCGTTTGTTGTGGGGATATCAGCCGAGTATGGATCAAGAATTGCAACAGGTTTTTAATCTCTGTCTCGACCATGGCGTTACTCTCTTTGACACAGGGGATTCTTATGGTACGGGAAAATTTAAGGGTAGAAGCGAGAGTTTATTAGGTAAATTTGCAGCGGCTCAAAATAATCTCTGTATCGCCACTAAATTAGCTCCTTACCCTTGGAGATTAACTCGTCAGTCTATGGTAGAAGCAGCTCAAGCTTCCGCCGCCAGATTGGGTAGAAACATCGATTTAGTACAAATGCACTGGTCTACAGCCAATTACGCCCCTTGGCAAGAAAGACCTCTTTTAGATGGTTTGGGAGATCTTTATGAACGGGGTTTAGTCAGGGGTATCGGGCTTTCTAATTACGGTCCTATTAGACTACGTAGAGCACATCAGCAATTCGCTGAGCGGGGTTTAGCGATCGCCACTCTTCAAGTTCAGTATTCCCTACTTTCTACTTATCCTGTCACTGAATTGGGACTTAAAGATCTCTGTGATCAACTGGGTATTAAAATTATCGCTTACAGTCCCTTAGCTTTGGGATTATTAACGGGTAAATATAGAAGCACCGATGAACTCCCCTCAGGAATTAGAGGGTTTTTATTCAGACAAATTTTACCAGGAATGAAGTCCCTCCTTGAATGTATGGAGGAAGTAGCCCAAAGCCGCCAAAAAACCCTGTCACAGATAGCTTTAAATTGGTGCATCGCTAAGGGAACTATTCCCATACCCGGAGCCAAGAGTCAAAAACAAGCCCAGGAAAACCTGGGTGCTTTGGGTTGGCAATTAAGTCAATCTGAAGTCGAAGCTTTGGATCAAGCAGCAACTAAGGTTAAGGGGAAAATGGTGCAAAATATCTTCCAAACCCGTTGA
- the ppc gene encoding phosphoenolpyruvate carboxylase, producing MSSVIQSSSSELNIVSTSELFLNHRLKLIEDLWESVLESECGKKLVDLLNQLRSLCSLEGKTAEVSESSVHQLIKKLELNEALRASRAFALYFQLINIVEQHYEQRDQQLLRQTLHQGNQPESNGSKIGESQLNSFPVVGANFLEKSLFTENLAKSVKTGNFHRLFPYLKRINVPPQKIQQLLEELDIRLVFTAHPTEIVRQTIRKKQRRIARILKKLDQAEEALQAIGVTESWETETAKAELTEEIRFWWRTDELHQFKPTVLDEVDYALHYFDEVLFDVIPQLSKRLQQAISTSFPKLSPAQNNFCRFGSWVGSDRDGNPFVTPDVTWKTACYQRNLVLQKYITSIQKLDEILSLSLHWTNVLPDLLDALEKDRLTMPEIYDSLAIRCRHEPYRLKLAYIHKRLQNTARRNNRLANLEEWQKLTNLESSNIYQSSGEFLAELHLIQNNLKNTGINCQELDNLICQVEIYGFHLTELDFRQESLRHSDAIQEIAAYLQILPKPYNDLTEAEKTAWLVTELQSRRPLIPREMPFSEKTRETIETLDILKRLQKEFSKDICQTYIISMSHDVSDILEVLLLAKEMGIYDPATCSGSLRIVPLFETVDDLKHAPEVMSTLFSIPLYRAYLEGGTEKQGLTPFNLQEVMLGYSDSNKDSGFLSSNWEIHKAQKALQNVAQAHGIKLRLFHGRGGSVGRGGGPAYSAIMAQPTSTINGKIKITEQGEVLASKYSLPELALYNLESVATAVIQASILGCGFDDIQPWNEVMEELAVRARSAYRSLIYEEPDFIDFFMSVTPIQEISQLQISSRPARRKDGKKDLSDLRAIPWVFSWTQSRFLLPAWYGVGTALADFLAEEPEENLKLLRYFYLKWPFFQMVISKVEMTLSKVDLEMAAHFVSELSAPEDKPRFQRLFNQISDEYHRSCNLVLQITGHTRLLDGDPDLQRSVKLRNSTIVPLGFLQVSLLKRLRQYMNQEQSSLVHFRYSKEELLRGALLTINGIAAGMRNTG from the coding sequence TTCAGTAATTCAATCATCTTCTTCAGAATTAAATATAGTTTCCACTTCTGAACTATTCTTAAACCATAGACTCAAATTAATAGAAGATCTGTGGGAGTCAGTATTAGAGTCGGAATGCGGCAAAAAACTAGTTGACTTACTCAATCAATTGCGCTCTCTGTGTTCTCTTGAAGGGAAAACCGCAGAAGTCTCAGAGTCCTCAGTACATCAATTAATAAAAAAATTAGAACTCAACGAAGCATTAAGGGCTTCAAGAGCCTTTGCGCTCTATTTTCAATTAATTAATATCGTAGAACAACACTACGAACAAAGAGACCAACAACTACTCAGACAGACTCTACACCAAGGGAACCAACCTGAGAGCAACGGTAGTAAGATTGGTGAGAGTCAACTCAATAGTTTTCCGGTAGTGGGAGCTAATTTTCTCGAAAAAAGTTTATTCACCGAAAACCTAGCAAAATCAGTAAAAACAGGGAACTTTCATCGTCTTTTTCCCTATCTCAAAAGAATCAACGTCCCTCCTCAAAAAATACAACAACTTCTAGAGGAACTTGATATTAGACTGGTATTTACCGCTCACCCCACAGAAATTGTTCGACAAACGATCCGCAAAAAACAGCGTCGGATCGCTAGAATTCTCAAGAAACTAGATCAAGCAGAAGAAGCTCTCCAAGCTATAGGAGTTACCGAGTCTTGGGAAACAGAAACAGCTAAAGCAGAGCTAACAGAAGAAATACGTTTCTGGTGGCGTACCGACGAACTGCACCAGTTTAAACCCACCGTACTTGATGAGGTAGACTACGCACTTCATTACTTCGATGAGGTGTTATTTGATGTGATTCCTCAACTCTCAAAACGTCTACAACAAGCGATTAGTACTTCTTTCCCTAAATTGTCACCCGCTCAAAATAACTTCTGTAGATTTGGCTCTTGGGTAGGGAGCGATCGCGACGGTAATCCTTTTGTTACTCCTGATGTTACTTGGAAAACGGCCTGTTATCAGCGCAATCTAGTTTTACAAAAATATATCACCTCGATCCAGAAACTAGATGAAATACTCAGCTTATCTCTACACTGGACTAACGTTTTACCAGACTTGCTCGACGCTCTAGAAAAAGACAGGCTAACCATGCCCGAAATCTACGACAGTCTAGCCATTCGTTGTCGTCATGAACCTTACCGGCTCAAATTAGCTTACATCCACAAACGTCTCCAAAATACGGCTAGGCGCAATAACCGTCTCGCCAATCTAGAAGAATGGCAAAAACTCACCAATCTAGAATCCAGTAATATTTACCAATCTAGTGGAGAATTTCTAGCAGAACTGCATTTAATCCAGAATAACCTTAAAAATACTGGTATCAACTGTCAAGAACTAGATAATCTGATTTGCCAAGTGGAAATCTATGGTTTTCACCTAACGGAACTGGATTTTCGCCAAGAATCCCTACGTCACTCCGACGCGATTCAAGAAATAGCCGCATACTTACAAATTCTACCCAAACCCTACAATGATTTAACCGAAGCTGAAAAAACGGCTTGGCTAGTCACAGAATTGCAGAGTCGACGCCCCTTAATTCCTAGGGAAATGCCTTTTTCGGAGAAAACTCGAGAAACGATTGAAACTCTGGACATACTGAAGAGATTACAGAAAGAATTCAGTAAAGATATCTGTCAGACTTATATCATCAGTATGAGTCACGACGTCAGTGATATTTTAGAAGTGCTCTTGCTAGCTAAAGAAATGGGAATCTACGATCCCGCCACTTGCTCAGGAAGTCTGAGAATCGTACCCCTATTCGAGACGGTAGACGATCTCAAACACGCTCCCGAAGTAATGTCTACTTTGTTCTCTATTCCCCTATATCGTGCTTATTTAGAGGGGGGTACAGAAAAACAGGGCTTAACACCCTTTAACCTGCAAGAAGTGATGTTAGGTTACTCCGATAGTAATAAAGACTCTGGTTTTCTCAGTAGTAATTGGGAAATTCACAAGGCACAAAAGGCACTACAAAACGTAGCTCAAGCTCATGGTATCAAACTGCGCTTATTCCATGGTCGAGGCGGCTCTGTAGGGCGTGGTGGTGGTCCTGCTTACAGTGCGATTATGGCACAACCGACTTCCACGATCAACGGGAAAATCAAGATAACCGAGCAAGGAGAGGTTCTCGCGTCTAAATACTCTCTACCAGAACTAGCTTTATATAACTTAGAGAGCGTAGCTACTGCTGTTATTCAAGCCAGTATACTCGGTTGCGGTTTCGACGATATCCAACCCTGGAATGAAGTTATGGAAGAGTTAGCGGTGCGCGCTCGTTCGGCATATCGCTCCCTGATTTACGAAGAGCCAGATTTTATCGATTTCTTCATGTCTGTTACACCGATTCAAGAAATTAGCCAGTTACAGATTAGTTCTCGTCCCGCTAGACGTAAAGACGGGAAAAAAGACTTAAGCGACCTACGCGCTATTCCCTGGGTGTTTAGCTGGACACAAAGCCGATTCCTCTTACCCGCTTGGTACGGAGTAGGAACAGCTTTGGCTGATTTTTTAGCGGAGGAACCCGAAGAGAATCTAAAGCTACTACGCTATTTTTACCTGAAATGGCCATTTTTTCAAATGGTAATCTCTAAGGTAGAAATGACACTCTCTAAAGTAGATTTAGAAATGGCGGCTCATTTTGTATCTGAGTTGTCTGCTCCGGAAGATAAACCTCGTTTTCAACGTTTATTTAATCAGATATCCGATGAATATCATCGTAGCTGCAATCTAGTGCTACAAATTACCGGTCACACTCGTTTACTCGATGGGGATCCAGATTTGCAACGCTCGGTCAAATTACGCAATAGTACGATCGTTCCTCTCGGTTTTCTCCAAGTTTCTCTGTTGAAGCGTTTGCGTCAATATATGAACCAAGAGCAATCGAGTCTGGTTCATTTCCGCTACTCCAAAGAAGAGTTATTGAGAGGAGCTTTATTAACTATTAATGGTATAGCCGCAGGTATGCGTAATACGGGCTAA